A single Trypanosoma brucei gambiense DAL972 chromosome 9, complete sequence DNA region contains:
- a CDS encoding GTP-binding protein, putative, whose product MPAPACDVVACAICLEQWSDPVELLPCTHIFCRGCVSTATVCPICRAEVTGLRTANRYLVDASMSLVKMKERDEKAREEAEKLLNEVIEQSQGKMYKPTAAAGVGVNAQPHNRRMRVETLRSMPDYIFKIILVGDSYVGKTRFLKNLVGAIGFGDQCVTTLSVDVVNHYVIVDGKTVQVLMYDTCGQERFRAMTAQFYRDAHGAIMVYDTTQIGSFDNIELWFSQLNSFGCENMSKILVGNKCDLPERRAVEIGRARALADKLGVPFIETSAMTGAGVAVAVEALVRMIMRQQPVPLASQWAGSKSGHRNTVNLERPRRENGNGRRSEGSQRDDNCCCQ is encoded by the coding sequence ATGCCAGCACCCGCCTGTGATGTTGTGGCTTGCGCCATCTGCTTGGAGCAGTGGTCAGATCCTGTAGAACTATTGCCGTGTACGCATATATTTTGCCGAGGTTGTGTTTCAACTGCAACTGTGTGTCCCATATGTCGCGCAGAGGTGACTGGGCTGCGTACCGCTAACCGATACTTGGTAGATGCCTCTATGTCCCTAGTTAAAATGAAGGAACGGGATGAAAAGGCACGCGAGGAGGCGGAAAAATTGCTAAATGAAGTCATCGAGCAATCACAGGGGAAAATGTATAAGCCTACCGCGGCTGCCGGTGTGGGAGTTAACGCACAGCCGCACAACCGGCGGATGAGGGTGGAAACGCTAAGAAGCATGCCTGATTATATTTTTAAGATTATACTCGTCGGTGATAGTTATGTTGGGAAGACCCGATTCTTGAAGAATCTCGTTGGTGCTATCGGCTTCGGGGATCAATGCGTCACCACCCTCAGCGTTGATGTCGTTAATCATTACGTTATCGTTGATGGAAAGACAGTTCAGGTTTTAATGTATGATACTTGCGGCCAGGAACGTTTCCGAGCCATGACAGCACAGTTCTACCGTGACGCCCACGGTGCCATAATGGTGTACGACACCACTCAAATTGGGAGTTTCGACAATATCGAACTGTGGTTCTCGCAGCTCAACAGTTTTGGTTGTGAAAATATGAGCAAAATACTTGTCGGGAATAAATGTGATCTCCCCGAAAGAAGGGCCGTTGAAATTGGGCGGGCCAGAGCCCTGGCCGACAAACTGGGCGTTCCCTTTATAGAAACGAGCGCAATGACTGGTGCCGGAGTTGCCGTAGCAGTTGAGGCCTTAGTGAGAATGATTATGAGACAACAACCTGTTCCACTAGCCAGCCAATGGGCAGGCAGTAAAAGCGGACATAGAAATACAGTCAATTTGGAAAGACCCCGCCGGGAGAACGGCAACGGCAGACGGTCTGAGGGGAGCCAGAGAGATGATAATTGTTGCTGCCAATAA
- a CDS encoding expression site-associated gene (ESAG) protein,putative, with the protein MQCLRFVNGKKCSVNTVGASLSAVACVVAFIAFIAEINSEGWQYRGKVWLDAPIERQVPFRNPKVVFVVVQTRPSPGWCRMLMTAVVTNVSVISIGMGGNYSHTIRANWLLNFLDDEGLHDDDVLVMFDGADTFFTDEINRKEMLDPFIKMSPPLPTFFNQTAIYRGDAWPPMLHMAEPDCYAPQLNITYNPQNESHWDRCARFYAMGLSEAKTFGAERLLGLPPPVRGHLNSGGIVGRVWAYKEAFNVYLKFRETSSKWWCDQTMWTILFIWSAGNATGVDPKYIIRRGIISLDYDKRYFYYPTAAYNTRAMIGHFTGNPHQWLRYLPKYFTRLPWYRNLAGNNTYRQSVVEALRNTTVITYKYTREKVLKSYEDVCNLEEMTDPDFVVDPLDK; encoded by the coding sequence ATGCAGTGTCTCCGCTTCGTCAATGGTAAAAAGTGTTCAGTCAACACAGTGGGTGCATCCCTTTCTGCAGTGGCATGCGTGGTGGCGTTTATAGCCTTCATTGCTGAAATTAATTCTGAGGGTTGGCAATATAGGGGGAAGGTATGGTTAGATGCACCAATTGAGCGACAGGTCCCATTTAGGAATCCGAAAGTCGTTTTTGTTGTCGTTCAGACCCGACCCTCTCCAGGTTGGTGCCGAATGTTGATGACTGCTGTTGTCACGAATGTTTCTGTAATTTCTATTGGTATGGGTGGGAATTACAGTCACACCATCCGGGCAAACTGGTTATTGAACTTCTTGGATGATGAGGGTCTccatgatgatgatgtgttAGTTATGTTTGATGGTGCGGACACATTCTTCACTGATGAGATCAATCGAAAAGAGATGCTAGACCCGTTCATAAAAATGTCTCCCCCACTGCCTACATTCTTTAACCAAACGGCTATATACAGAGGCGACGCTTGGCCGCCCATGCTTCACATGGCAGAACCAGATTGTTATGCTCCCCAGTTGAACATCACATACAACCCGCAAAATGAGTCGCATTGGGATCGATGCGCAAGGTTTTACGCCATGGGCCTGTCAGAAGCGAAAACATTCGGTGCTGAGCGGCTTCTGGGGTTGCCACCTCCCGTGCGTGGACACCTCAACAGTGGAGGAATTGTGGGCCGGGTATGGGCGTATAAAGAGGCCTTTAATGTCTATTTAAAGTTCAGGGAGACATCCTCTAAATGGTGGTGCGATCAGACCATGTGGACAATACTGTTCATTTGGAGCGCAGGAAATGCAACGGGTGTGGATCCCAAATACATAATACGGCGTGGAATAATTAGTCTTGACTATGACAAGAGATACTTTTACTACCCAACAGCGGCGTACAACACGCGTGCGATGATCGGCCACTTCACAGGAAATCCCCACCAGTGGTTACGGTATCTCCCGAAGTACTTTACTCGCCTTCCTTGGTATAGGAACCTTGCGGGAAACAATACCTACAGGCAGAGTGTCGTGGAAGCATTACGAAATACGACCGTCATAACTTACAAATACACCCGGGAGAAGGTTTTGAAAAGTTATGAGGATGTCTGCAACCTTGAAGAAATGACCGACCCCGACTTCGTGGTCGACCCACTGGATAAGTGA